In Streptomyces sp. NBC_00483, a single window of DNA contains:
- a CDS encoding LLM class F420-dependent oxidoreductase, with the protein MATTTRLGLGLPQMKQYDIGRDIPDVARAAEAVGYDSLWVFERILYPEPATQGLYGIPGLPWPDQYRSVADPLVALTLAASATSRARLGTSVLVAPLHIPFQLARSLASLDAASGGRVVAGLGTGWSHDEYAAAGVAPFERRGKVLDELVDVCRAVWGPDPVSYEGELTTVAPSVVGPKPAGPLPILLPANSPRSARRMVDKADGWMPAAMGAEGLKQQWADLQALAEERGRTAPLQTVLRVNTVHTREPYTGEDRRPFQGSIDQIVEDLVAHDEVGLEEILIELQGQARDAEELKDVAAELYEKARAAGV; encoded by the coding sequence ATGGCGACGACGACCCGACTCGGCCTCGGACTGCCCCAGATGAAGCAGTACGACATCGGCAGGGACATCCCGGACGTGGCGCGCGCGGCGGAGGCCGTGGGCTACGACAGCCTGTGGGTGTTCGAGCGGATCCTGTACCCCGAGCCCGCCACCCAGGGCCTGTACGGGATTCCCGGCCTGCCCTGGCCGGACCAGTACCGCTCCGTCGCCGACCCGCTCGTCGCGCTCACCCTGGCGGCGTCCGCCACGTCCCGCGCACGGCTCGGCACCAGCGTCCTCGTGGCGCCGCTGCACATCCCCTTCCAACTCGCCCGCTCCCTCGCCTCGTTGGACGCGGCGAGCGGGGGCCGCGTCGTCGCGGGGCTCGGCACGGGCTGGTCGCACGACGAGTACGCCGCGGCCGGCGTGGCGCCCTTCGAGCGGCGCGGCAAGGTGCTCGACGAGCTGGTCGACGTGTGCCGCGCGGTGTGGGGCCCGGACCCGGTGTCGTACGAGGGTGAGCTGACGACCGTCGCGCCGTCCGTGGTCGGCCCCAAGCCGGCCGGACCGCTGCCGATCCTGCTCCCGGCGAACAGCCCGAGGTCGGCCCGCCGCATGGTCGACAAGGCGGACGGCTGGATGCCCGCGGCGATGGGGGCCGAGGGCCTCAAGCAGCAGTGGGCCGACCTCCAGGCGCTCGCGGAGGAGCGCGGCCGCACCGCACCCCTGCAGACCGTGCTGCGCGTCAACACGGTCCACACCCGCGAGCCGTACACCGGCGAGGACCGCAGGCCGTTCCAGGGCAGCATCGACCAGATCGTGGAGGACCTGGTCGCGCACGACGAGGTGGGCCTGGAGGAGATCCTGATCGAACTCCAGGGCCAGGCCCGGGACGCGGAGGAGCTCAAGGACGTCGCGGCGGAGCTGTACGAGAAGGCGCGCGCCGCAGGCGTCTGA
- a CDS encoding flavin monoamine oxidase family protein encodes MTSTVPTAAQHTEGQPPITMFGPDFPYAYDDFLAHPAGLGQIPATEHGTEVAVIGGGLSGIVAAYELMKMGLKPVVYEADQIGGRLRTVGFEGTPAGASDLTAEMGAMRFPPSSTALQHYIDMVDLKTRAFPNPLSEATPSTVVDLKGESHYAETIADLPQVYRDVAEAWNKCLDEGADFSDMNQAMRERDVPRIREIWGKLVEKLDNQTFYGFLCESEAFKSFRHREIFGQVGFGTGGWDTDFPNSILEILRVVYTEADDHHRGIEGGSQQLPLRLWEREPEKIVHWAPGASLSTLHVDGKPRPAVTRLSRTAGNHITVTDADGDIRTYKTAIFTAQSWMLLSKVDCDDELFPIDHWTAIERTHYMESSKLFVPVDRPFWLDKSVDDKGNATGRDVMSMTLTDRMTRGTYLLDDGPDKPATICLSYTWCDDSLKWLPLSANERLEVMLKSLGEIYPKVDIRKHIIGNPVTVSWENEPYFMGAFKANLPGHYRYQRRLFTHFMQETLPEDRRGIFLAGDDISWTAGWAEGAVQTALNAVWGVMHHLGGSTDASNPGPGDVFDEIAPVELPED; translated from the coding sequence ATGACGTCCACGGTGCCCACCGCCGCCCAGCACACCGAGGGCCAGCCGCCCATCACGATGTTCGGGCCGGACTTCCCGTACGCGTACGACGACTTCCTCGCCCACCCGGCGGGCCTCGGCCAGATACCCGCGACCGAGCACGGCACCGAGGTCGCGGTCATCGGCGGCGGCCTGTCCGGCATCGTCGCCGCGTACGAGCTGATGAAGATGGGCCTCAAGCCCGTCGTGTACGAGGCCGACCAGATCGGCGGCCGGCTGCGTACGGTCGGCTTCGAGGGCACCCCGGCGGGGGCCTCGGACCTGACCGCCGAGATGGGCGCGATGCGCTTCCCGCCGTCGTCCACGGCGCTGCAGCACTACATCGACATGGTCGACCTGAAGACGCGGGCGTTCCCCAACCCGCTCTCCGAGGCCACGCCCTCGACCGTCGTCGACCTCAAGGGCGAGTCCCACTACGCCGAGACGATCGCCGACCTCCCGCAGGTCTACCGGGACGTCGCCGAGGCCTGGAACAAGTGCCTCGACGAGGGCGCCGACTTCTCCGACATGAACCAGGCGATGCGCGAGCGCGACGTGCCGCGCATCCGCGAGATCTGGGGCAAGCTCGTCGAGAAGCTCGACAACCAGACCTTCTACGGGTTCCTGTGCGAGTCCGAGGCGTTCAAGTCCTTCCGGCACCGGGAGATCTTCGGCCAGGTCGGCTTCGGTACGGGTGGTTGGGACACGGACTTCCCCAACTCCATTCTGGAAATCCTGCGCGTCGTCTACACCGAGGCCGACGACCACCACCGCGGCATCGAGGGCGGCTCGCAGCAGCTGCCGCTGCGCCTGTGGGAGCGCGAGCCGGAGAAGATCGTGCACTGGGCGCCCGGGGCGTCGCTGTCCACCCTGCACGTGGACGGCAAGCCGCGCCCGGCCGTGACCCGGCTGTCCCGCACCGCCGGCAACCACATCACCGTCACGGACGCCGACGGCGACATCCGTACGTACAAGACGGCGATCTTCACCGCGCAGTCCTGGATGCTGCTGTCCAAGGTGGACTGCGACGACGAGCTGTTCCCGATCGACCACTGGACGGCGATCGAGCGCACGCACTACATGGAGTCCAGCAAGCTGTTCGTGCCGGTGGACCGGCCGTTCTGGCTCGACAAGTCCGTCGACGACAAGGGAAATGCCACGGGCCGTGACGTCATGTCGATGACGCTCACCGACCGGATGACGCGCGGTACTTACCTGCTCGACGACGGGCCGGACAAGCCCGCCACGATCTGCCTCTCCTACACGTGGTGCGACGACAGCCTGAAGTGGCTGCCGCTGTCGGCGAACGAGCGCCTCGAAGTCATGCTGAAGTCGCTCGGCGAGATCTATCCGAAGGTCGACATCCGCAAGCACATCATCGGCAACCCGGTGACCGTGTCCTGGGAGAACGAGCCGTACTTCATGGGCGCGTTCAAGGCGAACCTGCCCGGCCACTACCGCTACCAGCGCCGTCTGTTCACGCACTTCATGCAGGAGACCCTGCCCGAGGACCGGCGGGGCATCTTCCTCGCCGGTGACGACATCTCGTGGACGGCCGGGTGGGCCGAGGGCGCCGTGCAGACCGCGCTGAACGCGGTGTGGGGCGTCATGCACCACCTGGGCGGCAGCACGGACGCGTCGAACCCCGGCCCGGGCGATGTGTTCGACGAGATCGCGCCGGTGGAGCTCCCGGAGGACTGA
- a CDS encoding carbon-nitrogen hydrolase family protein: MRTALLQSSGHPGSTAANLKVLDAAAGRAAAAGAGVLVTSEMFLTGYAIGDDVARLAEPADGDAADAIAEIAHRHGLAVAYGYPERAGDAVFNSVQLISAEGARLANYRKTHLFGCFEREQFTPGEQPVVQAEVNGLRVGLMICYDVEFPENVRAHALAGTDLLLVPTAQMHPFQFVAESVVPVRAFENQMYVAYVNRVGAEGEFEFVGLSTLAGPDGVARARAGRGEELVFADADPDFLAASRAANPYLSDRRPGLYGSLAS; the protein is encoded by the coding sequence ATGCGCACCGCCCTGCTCCAGAGCTCAGGACACCCCGGCTCGACCGCCGCGAACCTCAAGGTTCTCGACGCCGCCGCGGGCCGGGCCGCCGCCGCGGGTGCCGGGGTCCTCGTGACCTCGGAGATGTTCCTGACCGGGTACGCGATCGGGGACGACGTGGCCCGGCTCGCCGAGCCCGCCGACGGGGACGCGGCCGACGCGATCGCCGAGATCGCGCACCGGCACGGCCTCGCCGTCGCCTACGGCTACCCGGAGCGCGCGGGCGACGCCGTCTTCAACTCCGTACAGCTGATCTCCGCCGAAGGTGCCCGCCTCGCGAACTACCGCAAGACGCACCTCTTCGGCTGCTTCGAGCGCGAGCAGTTCACGCCCGGTGAACAGCCGGTGGTTCAGGCCGAGGTGAACGGTCTGCGGGTCGGCCTGATGATCTGCTACGACGTCGAGTTCCCGGAGAACGTCCGTGCGCACGCCCTCGCCGGCACCGACCTGCTGCTCGTGCCGACGGCGCAGATGCACCCCTTCCAGTTCGTCGCCGAATCGGTCGTGCCGGTGCGCGCCTTCGAGAACCAGATGTACGTCGCGTACGTCAACCGGGTCGGCGCGGAAGGGGAGTTCGAGTTCGTCGGGCTCTCCACACTCGCAGGTCCCGACGGGGTGGCCCGCGCCCGAGCGGGCCGCGGCGAGGAGCTCGTGTTCGCCGACGCCGACCCCGACTTCCTCGCCGCCTCCCGCGCGGCCAACCCGTATCTGAGCGACCGCCGCCCGGGCCTCTACGGCTCGCTCGCCTCCTGA
- a CDS encoding Lrp/AsnC family transcriptional regulator translates to MLNDLDERIVHALAEDARRSYADIGQQIGLSAPAVKRRVDRLRATGAITGFTVRVDPAALGWETEGFIEMYCRSNTSPEAIRRGLERYPEVVSASTVTGEADAIVQVFASDMRHFERVLERIAGEPFVERTKSVLVLSPLMRRFTSGSPA, encoded by the coding sequence TTGCTGAACGATCTCGACGAACGCATCGTGCACGCCCTCGCCGAGGACGCCCGCCGCTCCTATGCCGACATCGGCCAGCAGATCGGCCTGTCCGCGCCCGCCGTGAAGCGCCGCGTGGACCGGCTGCGGGCCACCGGCGCGATCACCGGGTTCACGGTGCGCGTCGACCCGGCCGCGCTCGGCTGGGAGACCGAGGGGTTCATCGAGATGTACTGCCGCTCCAACACCTCGCCGGAGGCGATCCGGCGAGGCCTGGAGCGTTACCCCGAGGTCGTGTCCGCTTCCACTGTCACCGGTGAGGCGGACGCGATCGTCCAGGTCTTCGCCTCCGACATGCGGCACTTCGAGCGGGTCCTGGAGCGGATCGCGGGGGAGCCGTTCGTCGAGCGGACGAAATCGGTGCTGGTGCTGTCGCCGCTGATGCGGCGTTTCACGTCGGGATCGCCTGCGTAG
- a CDS encoding amino acid permease: protein MLDHGAPPRTPQAAPAPAGLGARLMRRKPVDLLVAEGGQGEGGSLRRSLGLWQLTMISIGATLGTGIFVVLGEAVPKAGPAVTLSFVIAGLTALFSALSYAELAGTIPVAGSSYSYAYATMGELLAWVCGWCLVLEYGVSVAAVAVGWGEYLNELLDGTIGVTIPAALSAPPGDGGIFNLPALIVVMLAMVFLLGGAKESARANTIMVAVKIAALILFCVIGFMGFKSGNYEDFMPLGMAGVSAAGATLFFSYIGFDAASTAGEEAKNPQRDLPRAIMLSLIIVTALYVLVAAVAVGARPWTHFTDSEATLAAIMKDVTGQPFWGTVLAAGAVIAIASVVLTVLYGQTRVLFAMSRDGLVPKVFSKVHPKTGAPRANTVIVSLFCGVLAAAIPLGQLADATSIGTLFAFALVNIAVIMLRRTRPDMKRTFRVPLSPVLPIIGFALCVWMMGSLSAITWIVFGVWMAVGLVFYFSYGMRRSRLAAPDAGLVDAEK, encoded by the coding sequence GTGCTCGACCACGGCGCACCCCCGCGCACCCCGCAAGCCGCTCCCGCGCCCGCGGGACTCGGCGCCCGCCTGATGCGGCGCAAGCCGGTAGATCTGCTGGTCGCGGAGGGCGGCCAGGGCGAAGGCGGATCGCTGCGGCGCTCCCTCGGGCTCTGGCAGCTGACCATGATCAGCATCGGTGCCACGCTCGGCACCGGCATCTTCGTGGTGCTCGGCGAGGCCGTGCCGAAGGCCGGTCCCGCCGTCACGCTGTCCTTCGTGATCGCCGGTCTCACCGCGCTCTTCTCGGCGCTCTCGTACGCCGAACTGGCCGGTACCATCCCGGTCGCCGGCTCCTCCTATTCGTATGCGTACGCAACGATGGGCGAACTTCTCGCCTGGGTGTGCGGCTGGTGTCTGGTCCTGGAGTACGGGGTCTCGGTCGCCGCGGTGGCCGTCGGCTGGGGCGAGTACCTCAACGAGCTGCTCGACGGGACGATAGGCGTCACGATCCCGGCAGCGCTGTCCGCGCCGCCCGGTGACGGCGGGATCTTCAACCTGCCCGCGCTCATCGTGGTGATGCTCGCCATGGTGTTCCTGCTGGGCGGCGCCAAGGAGTCCGCGCGGGCCAACACCATCATGGTCGCCGTGAAGATCGCGGCCCTGATCCTCTTCTGCGTCATCGGCTTCATGGGCTTCAAGTCCGGCAACTACGAGGACTTCATGCCGCTCGGCATGGCGGGCGTGAGCGCCGCGGGTGCCACGCTCTTCTTCTCGTACATCGGCTTCGACGCCGCCTCCACCGCCGGTGAGGAGGCGAAGAACCCGCAGCGCGACCTGCCGCGCGCCATCATGCTGTCGCTGATCATCGTCACCGCGCTGTACGTCCTCGTGGCCGCCGTCGCCGTGGGCGCCCGCCCCTGGACGCACTTCACCGACTCCGAGGCGACGCTCGCCGCGATCATGAAGGACGTCACGGGACAGCCCTTCTGGGGCACGGTGCTCGCCGCCGGCGCGGTGATCGCCATCGCGTCCGTCGTGCTCACCGTGCTCTACGGGCAGACCCGCGTGCTGTTCGCGATGTCCCGCGACGGCCTCGTGCCCAAGGTGTTCTCGAAGGTGCACCCGAAGACCGGGGCGCCGCGCGCCAACACGGTCATCGTGTCCCTGTTCTGCGGTGTGCTCGCGGCCGCCATTCCGCTCGGCCAGCTCGCCGACGCCACCAGCATCGGCACGCTCTTCGCGTTCGCCCTGGTCAACATCGCCGTGATCATGCTGCGCCGGACCCGCCCGGACATGAAGCGCACCTTCCGCGTGCCGCTGTCGCCGGTCCTGCCGATCATCGGTTTCGCGCTCTGTGTGTGGATGATGGGCAGCCTGTCCGCTATCACCTGGATCGTCTTCGGTGTCTGGATGGCCGTCGGTCTCGTGTTCTACTTCAGTTACGGGATGCGCCGCTCCCGCCTGGCCGCCCCGGACGCGGGCCTCGTAGACGCAGAAAAGTGA
- a CDS encoding GuaB1 family IMP dehydrogenase-related protein, translating to MRFLNDIKPAYDLTYDDVFMVPSRSAVGSRQAVDLSSPDGTGTTIPLVVANMTAIAGRRMAETVARRGGLVVIPQDIPIEVVTEVISWVKTRHLVLDTPIVLAPTQTVADALALLNKRAHNAGVVVDDEQRPVGVVTDQDLTGVDRFTQLSEVMSKDLLLLDADIDPRDAFNKLDGANRRYAPAVDKEGRLAGILTRTGALRATLYTPATDANGKLRIAAAVGINGDVAGKAKQLLDAGADTLVIDTAHGHQESMIEAIKKVRALDPQVPIVAGNIVAAEGVKDLIEAGADIIKVGVGPGAMCTTRMMTGVGRPQFSAVLECAAEAKKYGKHVWADGGVRHPRDVAMALAAGASNVMIGSWFAGTYESPGDLQHDAKGRAYKESFGMASARAVKNRTSDESSYDRARKALFEEGISTSRMFLDPERPGVEDLIDSVIAGVRSSCTYAGANSLAEFEQRATIGIQSAAGYAEGKPLHASWS from the coding sequence GTGCGTTTCCTCAATGACATCAAGCCCGCGTACGACCTGACGTACGACGACGTCTTCATGGTGCCGAGCCGGAGCGCGGTCGGCTCCCGGCAGGCCGTGGACCTTTCGTCGCCGGACGGCACGGGCACCACGATCCCGCTGGTCGTCGCCAATATGACCGCGATCGCCGGGCGTCGTATGGCCGAGACCGTCGCCCGCCGCGGTGGCCTCGTCGTCATTCCGCAGGACATCCCGATCGAGGTCGTCACCGAGGTCATCTCCTGGGTCAAGACGCGCCACCTGGTGCTCGACACCCCGATCGTCCTCGCGCCGACGCAGACCGTCGCGGACGCCCTCGCGCTGCTCAACAAGCGCGCGCACAACGCCGGTGTCGTCGTCGACGACGAGCAGCGGCCCGTCGGTGTCGTCACCGACCAGGACCTCACCGGCGTCGACCGCTTCACGCAGCTGTCCGAGGTCATGTCCAAGGACCTGCTGCTGCTCGACGCGGACATCGACCCGCGCGACGCCTTCAACAAGCTGGACGGCGCCAACCGTCGCTACGCCCCGGCCGTCGACAAGGAAGGCCGCCTCGCCGGCATCCTGACGCGCACCGGCGCCCTGCGCGCGACCCTCTACACCCCGGCCACCGACGCCAACGGCAAGCTGCGCATCGCCGCCGCCGTGGGCATCAACGGTGACGTGGCGGGCAAGGCCAAGCAGCTGCTCGACGCCGGCGCCGACACGCTCGTCATCGACACGGCCCACGGCCACCAGGAGTCGATGATCGAGGCGATCAAGAAGGTCCGCGCGCTCGACCCGCAGGTGCCGATCGTCGCGGGCAACATCGTGGCCGCCGAGGGCGTCAAGGACCTGATCGAGGCCGGCGCCGACATCATCAAGGTCGGTGTCGGACCCGGCGCCATGTGCACCACGCGCATGATGACCGGCGTCGGCCGGCCGCAGTTCTCCGCCGTCCTGGAGTGCGCCGCAGAGGCCAAGAAGTACGGCAAGCACGTGTGGGCCGACGGTGGCGTGCGGCACCCGCGCGACGTCGCCATGGCGCTCGCCGCCGGCGCCTCCAACGTCATGATCGGTTCGTGGTTCGCGGGCACGTACGAGTCCCCGGGCGACCTGCAGCACGACGCCAAGGGCCGCGCCTACAAGGAGTCCTTCGGCATGGCCTCGGCCCGCGCCGTGAAGAACCGGACGAGCGACGAGTCCTCCTACGACCGCGCCCGCAAGGCGCTCTTCGAGGAGGGCATCTCCACCTCGCGGATGTTCCTCGACCCGGAGCGCCCGGGCGTCGAGGACCTGATCGACTCGGTCATCGCGGGTGTCCGCTCCTCCTGCACGTACGCCGGTGCCAACTCGCTCGCCGAGTTCGAGCAGCGCGCCACCATCGGCATCCAGTCCGCCGCCGGCTACGCCGAGGGCAAGCCGCTGCACGCCAGCTGGAGCTAA
- a CDS encoding barstar family protein codes for MDRCAAALGLPSWFGRNWDALADALGDPGQLPEAPEGAPLVVVVSGWAGFAEREPGQWETAREVFAQASAAQIRVELGGSSKDRL; via the coding sequence ATGGACCGGTGCGCCGCCGCGCTCGGGCTGCCGTCGTGGTTCGGGCGGAACTGGGACGCCCTTGCCGACGCCCTCGGTGATCCGGGGCAGCTGCCCGAGGCCCCCGAGGGCGCGCCGCTCGTCGTGGTCGTGAGCGGGTGGGCCGGGTTCGCCGAGCGGGAGCCCGGCCAGTGGGAGACCGCCCGTGAGGTGTTCGCACAGGCCTCGGCCGCGCAGATCCGCGTGGAGCTCGGAGGATCATCCAAGGATCGGCTCTGA